In Rattus norvegicus strain BN/NHsdMcwi chromosome 3, GRCr8, whole genome shotgun sequence, a genomic segment contains:
- the Or10ag57 gene encoding olfactory receptor Olr560, translating to MEFVGSAYKKEIKTKISNITITEFVLLGFSDVPQLQWMLFGIFLFMYLSILISNSIIMLITRTDSGLQTPMYFFLSNFSFVEICYVTVTIPRMLMDICTQKGTISLLSCAVQLCFVIMLGGMEFLLLTVMAYDRYVAICNPLHFPLVMNNKVCVQLVAACWVCIIPVVSGQTYQIFSLPYCGSNKIHHFFCDIPPLLKLACGDTFVNNLAIYIASVVFIMVPFLLILVSYGKIICNVLKLASTGGRSKAFSTCSSHLIVVVLFYGTATITYVQPKAYQSESLGKLLSLFYTILIPLLNPIIYTLRNKDIMVALRKLKTKLSVYGNT from the coding sequence aacaaaaatttcaaatattacaATTACAGAATTTGTTCTCTTGGGGTTTTCTGATGTCCCCCAACTCCAGTGGATGCTTTTTGGGATATTTTTGTTCATGTATTTGTCTATTCTGATCAGCAACAGCATTATAATGTTAATCACAAGAACTGACTCAGGTCTGCAGACCCCTATGTACTTTTTCCTTAGCAACTTTTCTTTTGTGGAAATCTGCTATGTAACAGTTACCATCCCAAGGATGCTCATGGATATTTGTACACAAAAAGGAACAATTTCCTTATTGTCCTGTGCTGTACAGCTCTGTTTTGTCATCATGCTGGGAGGTATGGAGTTCCTCCTCCTAACGGTCATGGCCTATGACCGTTATGTGGCCATTTGCAATCCTTTGCACTTTCCCCTGGTCATGAACAATAAGGTCTGTGTGCAGCTTGTGGCAGCTTGCTGGGTCTGTATTATTCCAGTTGTGAGTGGACAAACTTACCAGATTTTCTCTTTGCCTTATTGTGGATCTAACAAAATTCATCACTTTTTCTGTGACATCCCCCCATTACTCAAGCTTGCTTGTGGTGACACATTTGTGAATAATTTAGCAATCTATATTGCTTCAGTAGTGTTTATCATGGTTCCATTTTTGTTGATCCTTGTCTCCTATGGCAAGATTATCTGCAATGTTCTAAAACTGGCATCAACTGGAGGGAGGTCTAAAGCCTTTTCCACCTGCTCATCTCATCTGATagttgtggttttattttatggaaCAGCTACTATCACATATGTGCAACCAAAAGCATATCAGTCAGAAAGCTTGGGAAAGTTGCTGTCTCTATTCTATACCATTTTGATTCCACTGTTGAACCCCATTATATATACATTGAGAAATAAGGATATAATGGTAGCACTTAGAAAATTGAAAACTAAGTTATCAGTATATGGGAACACttaa